Below is a window of Ahaetulla prasina isolate Xishuangbanna chromosome 1, ASM2864084v1, whole genome shotgun sequence DNA.
GCTTGGCCTACAGTGAATGCTTCCTACTAGCCTTCATGGCCTATGACCGCTATGTGGCCATCTGCAATCCACTTCTTTATACCACTGCCATGCCCAAGAAGCTCTGCATCCAGCTGGTGGTGGTAGCTTATGCAGCTGGCTTTGCCAATGCCATTGCACACATTAGTAACACTTTCCGCCTACGCTTTTGTGGGAACAATGTCATCAATCACTACTTTTGTGATGTGCTGCCTCTTCTGAAAATGTCATGTGATGATATAGGGTTCTATGAAGTCATTCTGACTGCTCTCATAGGTTGCAATTGGCTGATAACCTCAGCTATCATCCTGAGCTCCTATATTGGTATTGTAGGAGCCATCATTCGTATCCATTCATCCGCAGGGAGACGCAAAGCCTTCTTCACTTGCTTGGCCCACCTGGTGTCAGTTACCCTATTCTATGGTTCCATTCTCATCATGTATTGCAGACCCAAATCTCAAAGCACTCCAAATTGGAACAAGGCAAATGCATTGTTCTATACCATAATTGGCCCTCTGGTTAACCCTTTCATTTACAGTTTACGCAACAAAGATGTGAAGGCAGCCTTCAAGAAAGTCTGGGAGAGAGTCACATCATCTAAATGAATGTCACTGATACTGTCTTTCTCCAGAGTAGATTTCAGATAATAAATTAAGCCCCTGCTTAGtgttgcctgccttccttccttccttccttccttccttccttccttccttccttccttccttccttcccaatggtTGAGGGAACCATCTTCAATATCTGCACTTTTAATTTTCTTGGCAGTCAATTGCTTCCTTTGCACACATCTTCCCAGTCCTTCTCTGACCTGATAGCAATTTTCAAAATATGGTACCTAGGGagggaaactattttttttttatttgaatttatatcccgcccttctccgaagaatcagggcggcttacaatgtgttaagcaatagtcttcatccatttgtatattatatacaaagtcaacttaattgcccccaacaatctgggtcctcattttacctaccttataaagggtggaaggctgagtcaaccttgggcctggtgggacttgaacttgcagtaattgcaagcagctgtgttaataacagacagacttattttattatttattattattatttatttgatttttatatcgcccttctcccgaaggactcagggcggtgtacaggcaaaagtaaaaaacagacaatactatatacagtttaaaatgcaaattaaaaaacttattataattggcctagaaacattaaaatatataaaaactaaaaactccatttaaaattagtaataaaaatttaaaatcgataaaatttaagccagccccgcgcgaatgaaaagatgtgtcttctgttgttagtccgttgagccaccagaggtataCCAAATGGTATATATAGTCCTTCCTTTCAGCTCTCAGAGCAAAGAGAAACAGATGTTGCGTTATTTCAAGGATTTTCCATGACTTCCATTGGGGGGGTGGAATTTTCACAGGGAAAATTGTGTATTTTTCAACAGCATGTGTTCTGTGTGGTGTTTTCAAGTACTCTGACCTTATATGAAATTGTCAGACATTCTTAGCCAGATATTATTCTATGGAGAACCAAAGAAAGACCTCATGCTTAGATTCTCAGCAGCTCTCTTAAGTAAATGAGACTCACAGCTTTCCTTTTGGACTTAGTTTTCGACACAATcgtctagattattgcaatgctctctacatggggctacccctgaagtgcactcggaggctccagttagttcagaatgcagctgcgcgggtgattgagggagctacacgttgctcccaggtaacaccgctcctgcgcagtctgcactggctacctgtggtctttcgggtgcgcttcaaggtgttggttaccacctttaaagcgctccatggcttagggcccgggtatttacgggaccgcctgctgttaccttatgcctcccaccttatgctcacacagagagggtcttctcagggtgccgtccgccaagcaatgtcggctggcggcccccaggggaagggccttctctgttggagcacctaccctctggaacgaacttccccctggtttgcgccaattacctgaccttcggacctttcaccgtgaactgaaaacgtatctgtttattcaagcgggactggcttgatttttaaattttaaaatttttgaatttttaataattttaatggggttattttagcatgggtcaattcgacggttttaattctcggccacttatagaatatgtattttaactgttgttttaattttgtatattgaattgttttaatctggctgtacaccgtcctgagtccttcgggagaagggcggtataaaaatctaaataataaataaataataaaaataataaaacaataaaatacagaggaAAAATCCTACTTCTAGTGAAAATTGCTCTTAGGGATAGAGTTAGGCTTTCATGAAGTCTGGGCCAATAACATAGGCTAAGACAATTTTTCCTGTGTGGAAGTCATGGAAAACCCTGTAAAAGAAGACACATTTTTCTGTAAGTGTTATTGAcctctttcctctcttcccttaGAATGGCTAGCACAGCCCAACCTCTTAATTCAaacttttaaattgttgtaaggtTTTACTAGTTAAATTCTGCCAATTAAATAATGGCTTGCTAGGGGGAATTAAAATGTTatgcagcaggggtgtcaaacgtgaTTTCATGGGGAGCCacataagggttgtgtttgaccttgggggaggtgggggggcatggccaggatagcatggccagcttgacatcacttgtgtcgagggcgcctgtggtggcccgagcactctgccagagaaaacggagcttgggagggccacacggagttctcccgagctccatttttgctggcagaggcactgccagctggtccttcactgtttccagggtggccctgcaagccagatctaagcatcccatgggccggatggggcccgcgggccttgagtttgacacccctattataCGGGGAATGCTTCAGAATGTTTATGTGTgtgaatattcatatttttaaattctaCATTGCATTCAAAGGAATGAGTTTGAAAAGccataaaaataaaactgtttgttttttcaaaaaaaaaaaaaaaggcttgtttTTCTTATATTTAAGCTACtagttttcaaaaattaaaaaaaaaatgaatgcacaattgtaatttatttccaaaatatgATGAAGTTGGAAGTCTTAGGGAGTGGACtaaaaggtctccaaggtcccttcctattacTGGTAACGTCAAAGATTAAGCAATCATCCCCATGCTGAAAATTCCCATGCAAACGTTTCTTAATCAGCCATTTTATCCCATGTGTGTACCTTCCCAACCTTCTAACTTGGCAGCATGAACTTTTTATTACacacttttaaattgttttagcaGTTTTCAATTTGCTTTGTGGTGTTGTTGGTGTTGTTACTGCTATTGTTACTATTCTGGCATTGTGAGTCACTAAATACGTTTAGGCCATGCTTGGTTGGAGGGTTATATCCATTCCAAATTCTCCTAATAGcacatctaacaaaatgattttCAAAATATGCATTAATATTGGCTTTATCATACCGTAAGTATTTATCCCACCCAAATCTCAAGTCATGTCCTTCTAATTATAGAAGCTTTCTATTTCTCACCAACATTCATTCCTTCATCCAAACTAAACCACAACCTGCAAAATATAATCTCAAATGAGGTAaacctaatccttctctttctttggcATCTTGTAACACCTTAGATTTCACTCTCAagattctatggagattctcagtcatccaggtcatggttgtccaaaggtgctttttcatgaggctggactttctagtttttctctgaagatgtttcacttcttggaTGAAGTTATCTCCCCTTTCCATTAGGTGCACTTGACCCCATGTGTTTTGCAAATGcttctcttcaaagaaaaaacagaaagtccagttgcctcatgaaaaagcacctttgggacactctcAAATACATACCTAAATCCATGTGGCATGGATGTAAATCTTGGACTCTGCACCAATGATGCAATAAAGATCTGGAGAAATTTCATATGAACTCCATCTGCTCCATCCTTGGCACTGGTTTACTACTTGGCTACTGTGTCCACTGTGTCTCCAGCCTGAGAGTCTTGGAACATGTAAAATCCAGCAGCGTTGAGTCCTTGATAATCAGAGTCCaatttgggaggtgggggggtgcATATCTTAAGAATGGATGGCCACTATGGTTGATGTATGCTGTACTAAAGACTGGGAAGAGACCTCAAGATCATCCATTGATCTTGAGATCTAGCTAGCACTAGACAGACACTATGAGGTCAACCCTATGTCTCTTAACATCCAACCAAAGAATTAGAAGCTCTGGCTGCTGACAGAACCTGCTGCCAAGCCCTGTGCTATGAAGGTGCCACTGGCTTTGCAGACAGATGACAGATGAAAACCCTGAGCAACATCATTAGAATAATGCCCACAATTACTAAAACAATGGGCTTCCAGTGCCCCAATTGTGCTAGAGACTTTGAGCTTCCCGACTGGGACTGCAGAGCCACCTCCACAGGATCCACAGATAATAATATCCAATAATATGTTTGGTATATAACAATACAAACAAGTTTTTCTTGTTGGGGACTCTCATACAAAAATCAACCAACTTCATACCCTCTCCTTGGCTTATAAAACAAAACCTTTATGGTTACATCAAGATCATGATGTTTTTCCCTGGGCTATGTGTGAATAGCAAATACTTAACTTCCTAAGTCTGCCCCTCACCGTTGGGGGCAGTGCTCAACTTCCTTTCTTATCTGAGGAAGCTAGCATCGTCCAAAAACATttcttggtcatgtggccacatgACAATACCCTGAGGCTCATGAAactctgttacctttccaccaatccatttatctattcacatttgcacgCTTTCAGACTgcgaggtgggcaggagctgaggcaagcaacaggagctcaccccattgcatggcaCTCAGACTGACCCAGActgtcaactttccagctgacaGTGTCTGACTGAGCCATTATGGCCCCAAAAGAGCATTGAAAGCACTAGCAGAATATTGCAGGAAACACTAGCTAGTGCTTCTTGAGAACTAGCTAGAGAACACTAGCTAGTTCTCAATTactagaaaactaaaatcatggcatttgCCAAAAGGGCCAAGAGCGACTCTTGGAGTTTAGATGGCCAAAAGACTGAGCAAGACTTGTGTTTCAGTTATCTGGATTCCATAATAAAAATTTGATTGACTGATTCACTTTAGCTAGTTTTTATTTGAATCCATATCGGTTTAGAACCAGGGTTTCATTTTAGGTTATCATTTACTCTGGAACTGACTAGcaggtttctcttttttttcttcagtttgttattgtttcttttactattttctttttttgtttgtttgtttctctttctgttcatatttttctgtaaaataattacattttttaaaaaattaaaaaattaaataaataattataatatataaatttatataaattctaAAGAAATGAGTATTATGAACTCAACAcaccaccatttttaaaaatttttttttttttacagaaaaggcGTTGAGACAGGAGTAGGCAGCTGGGGATTGGCAggggttcggaagaacctctagctaagattctgtgcagttcagagaatccccaaatcccactcctggctggccccgccaacctctcccctcccctcccaggagtcccaggagtggcttgttttggatgcaggtaagtgcaggatgcatgcagaggctcagggagggtgaaaaacagaccTACCGGAAGTTCAAGGAAACTACAagttcactgcaactacatagcaataaaggctctaagagttgtaacctaatcttacgcagcttcttttccaaaaactctacactactaatcagagcatacaaaacatttgccagacctattcttgaatacagctcatctgtctggaacccatacaatatctatgacattaatacaatcaaacatgtccagaaatattttactagaagagttcttcgctcctccgaaaacaacaaaataccttatgccaccagacttgaaatcctgggattagaaaacttacaactccgtcgacttcgacatgacctgtgtttaacacacaaaatcatctattgcaatatccttcctgtaaaagactacttcagcttcaatcgcaatattacaagggcaaaaaatagattcaaacttaatgtcaaccgcttcaaacttgattgcagaaaatatgacttctgtaacagagttgttaatgcttggaactcattaccagactctatagtctctactcaaaatcccaaaatcttcaaccaaaaactgtctactattgacctcaccccattcctaagaggacaataaggggcgtgcataagagcacaaatgtgcctaccgttcctgtcctattgttccctttcgttataacaaattaacacgGTTGTTGcaaacttttgcttatatatatatttttcttttataatgtgttgtttttcttatgttgatgtttgtgtatactgttatgacaaaatgaaattaaaaaaaaaacacctctggagcctggggagggaaaacCTGGCCccgccctgccatggtgcaggaggccaactaggccacgcccaccatggccatgcccatcgagcaaccgggcagagaaccccttgctaaaatttttgaagcccacccctgccttgagaCAAGTGATGATTGCAGCTGAACTTCTAAGCCCTTAACCTGGAAGAATATTGTTTACCTAGAGAGCTCAGGAAGCCTCAGGGAATGATTTTTGGTGATTTGCCTCCTTCCTGTATCATGTAATTACTGATATTCCACTTTCAGATCATCAGAGGAAAGACTCAGTCTAAGTACTTCCACTGGGAATTGGAGCTACTTAATTTGAAGGTATATTGTGCTCACCCTATTTAGGAAAACACAAGGTTCCCACATAGGCTGATCTGTTAGCTTGTCAAACTAAGTGGGAAGATATACTTCGCTTCATTCAGGTAAGTTTGGCATCTTTAGGTGCCATTTagggagattcctcccaagattttATTATTTCTCCAAATAGGACTTGATCAATTGTTATCTGGCCCTTTTTGTCACGTCTGCTTGCCAAGGCTGTTTCAATCATGTTCAAACCCATTCGTTCTTGCCCTTCTGTGACAGAAGTTCCAAGTTCTTCAGAAGTGATTTACTTTTCTGATTTCTACTTCTATTCAGAAGCAGCTCCATGCATCATGTGCATGGCGGTCACGTCTTCCAACACTTTCTTAAAGGAAGTCAATTCTACCTCTGACAAGAGTCTTAGAATcggaattgaaagacaaaaatccAAGCAGAGCTCTGAGAAACGTCAGGGAAAGCTGTTCACAGtacatctttaaaatatttaattacctAAAGAAATGAGTATTATGAACTCAACAcaccaccatttttaaaaattttttttttttacagaaaaggcGTTGAGACAGGAGTAGGCAGCTGGGGATTGGCAggggttcggaagaacctctagctaagattctgtgcagttcagagaatccccaaatcccactcctggctggccccgccaacctctcccctcccctcccaggagtcccaggagtggcttgttttggatgcaggtaagtgcaggatgcatgcagaggctcagggagggtgaaaaacagaccTACCGGAAGTTCAAGGAAACTACAagttcactgcaactacatagcaataaaggctctaagagttgtaacctaatcttacgcagcttcttttccaaaaactctacactactaatcagagcatacaaaac
It encodes the following:
- the LOC131185395 gene encoding olfactory receptor 9G4-like — its product is MEMEGNQTLVTDFVLVGFTTDPFLRIIFFVLFLVSYTITLTGNLGLMALIYLDSRLHTPMYFFVGSLSFLDVWYSSVYTPRILSDCVSKNNHMSIAGCAAQLFFSAGLAYSECFLLAFMAYDRYVAICNPLLYTTAMPKKLCIQLVVVAYAAGFANAIAHISNTFRLRFCGNNVINHYFCDVLPLLKMSCDDIGFYEVILTALIGCNWLITSAIILSSYIGIVGAIIRIHSSAGRRKAFFTCLAHLVSVTLFYGSILIMYCRPKSQSTPNWNKANALFYTIIGPLVNPFIYSLRNKDVKAAFKKVWERVTSSK